A single Uloborus diversus isolate 005 chromosome 7, Udiv.v.3.1, whole genome shotgun sequence DNA region contains:
- the LOC129226755 gene encoding D-beta-hydroxybutyrate dehydrogenase, mitochondrial-like translates to MSQSPVYLVPTSYKHQSGAGAADGSPGILETGIGLVARGSGRHQSFLKAWTGLPGDWYCRCRLDRFPPVCNWTFLEVKVGISSRRLQCLFRQASAYYTCLAHILIYLVITRFELDYVISYVLDKNIQPENRAVLITGCDSGFGHALAKRLDSIGFHVFASCLFPEGKGACDLKKLCSKRLQVLELNVKEDESVRKAFEFVKQNLGTSEFWALVNNAGIQKGIDVELTSMADFKETIEVNTFGMVRVTKAFLPMLRQSRGRVVNLTSLAGRLSIPHVTSYTMSKFAAVAFSECLKQEMEVWDVKVISIEPEMFLTQMTEGEGLVKRIEDTLSSLDEGVKSDYGEKYFKSSQRAGELIVKIASPDVSPVINALEAAVSLEYPRSVYKPCRNIFMKIPLYILERVPRPLIDVLIKAFCTVIGFPKPREA, encoded by the exons ATGAG TCAAAGCCCAGTCTATCTGGTGCCTACCTCGTATAAACATCAAAGTGGAGCAGGTGCAGCTGATGGCTCTCCTGGCATCTTGGAAACTGGCATAGGTCTGGTAGCTCGAGGTTCTGGCCGTCATCAATCGTTTCTGAAGGCATGGACTGGTCTTCCTGGAGATTGGTACTGTCGTTGTCGGCTGGACCGCTTTCCGCCAGTGTGTAACTGGACCTTTCTCGAAGTTAAGGTCGGCATATCCAGTCGACGTCTCCAATGTCTCTTCCGTCAGGCATCTG CTTATTACACATGTCTTGCGCACATTTTGATCTACCTTGTTATTACGAGGTTTGAACTGGATTATGTGATCAGCTACGTTTTGGATAAGAATATACAGCCAGAAAATAGAGCGGTGCTCATAACAG gATGCGACAGTGGATTTGGCCACGCTTTGGCAAAGCGTCTGGACTCCATTGGTTTTCACGTGTTCGCTTCATGTCTTTTCCCAGAAGGCAAAGGGGCTTGCGATTTGAAGAAACTATGTTCGAAACGCTTGCAAGTCCTGGAACTCAATGTAAAAGAAGATGAAAGCGTTCGAAAAGCTTTTGAATTTGTGAAACAGAATTTAGGAACATCTG AATTTTGGGCACTCGTAAATAATGCTGGTATCCAGAAAGGCATTGATGTTGAGCTCACAAGCATGGCTGATTTTAAGGAGACAATTGAAGTGAACACTTTTGGTATGGTGAGAGTTACGAAAGCCTTCTTACCCATGTTGAGACAGTCAAGAGGAAGAGTAGTTAATTTAACTAGTCTTGCAG GACGACTTTCCATTCCTCATGTGACTTCGTACACTATGAGCAAGTTTGCTGCCGTTGCTTTCAGTGAATGCCTCAAACAAGAAATGGAGGTTTGGGATGTCAAAGTGATATCAATCGAACCCGAGATGTTTct CACTCAAATGACAGAAGGTGAAGGTTTAGTGAAGAGGATAGAGGACACACTAAGTTCTTTGGATGAAGGTGTAAAGTCGGACTatggtgaaaaatatttcaaatcatcACAGCGTGCTGGGGAGCTGATTGTTAAAATTGCATCGCCAGATGTTTCTCCTGTCATCAATGCATTAGAAGCAGCAGTCAGTTTGGAATATCCACGCTCAGTCTACAAGCCTTGTAGaaatatattcatgaaaattCCACTCTATATACTAGAAAGGGTCCCTAGACCACTAATTGATGtattaataaaagcattttgtaCTGTAATAGGATTTCCCAAGCCTCGGGAAGCATGA